One genomic region from Streptomyces sp. NBC_01304 encodes:
- the rpmG gene encoding 50S ribosomal protein L33, protein MAATDVRPKITLACVECKERNYITKKNRRNDPDRLELKKHCPRCKAHTAHRETR, encoded by the coding sequence GTGGCTGCCACCGACGTCCGCCCGAAGATCACGCTGGCCTGCGTGGAGTGCAAGGAGCGGAACTACATCACCAAGAAGAACCGGCGTAATGACCCGGATCGTCTTGAGCTGAAGAAGCACTGCCCGCGCTGCAAGGCGCACACCGCGCACCGCGAAACGCGCTAA
- a CDS encoding amidohydrolase family protein — protein MPDSQPQQPHRDGAAEDTASLLLCGAKLTDGRTVDVRLGRGRIEAVGTAGSLTAHAARVDLAGYLLLPAPAEPHAHSDTALTADSEGPVSYDAQDVQRRTTEAALLQLGHGATSLRTHVRVGDVQGLGAMEAVLQARRSLRGLAELTAVAVPRLLTGTAGADGLAMLRDAVKMGASVVGGCPDLDPDPTGYVEAVLEIAAEHGCPVDLHTDGADPARLSRLAAMAGGLRPGVTVGPCGGLGKVPGAVAARTAEGLAAAGVSVVCLPQGDCGGIERRGADAAPVRLLRAAGVRVAAGSGALRDVAKPVGRGDPLEAAYLLAAQHGLDATDAYEAISAGARETMGLPEVRVEAGFPAELLAVRGDRLAGALSLAYSRIVVHRGRVVARTSAVREYCDSAVAVALDLPRQGRAKGTEPS, from the coding sequence ATGCCCGACAGCCAGCCGCAGCAGCCGCACCGCGATGGCGCCGCCGAGGACACGGCCTCGCTCCTGCTCTGCGGCGCGAAGCTCACCGACGGCAGGACCGTGGACGTCCGCCTCGGCCGTGGGCGCATCGAGGCGGTCGGCACGGCGGGCAGTCTCACCGCGCACGCCGCGCGCGTGGACCTCGCCGGCTATCTGCTGCTCCCCGCTCCCGCCGAACCGCACGCGCACAGCGACACGGCGCTGACCGCGGACAGCGAGGGGCCGGTCTCGTACGACGCCCAGGACGTCCAGCGCCGCACCACCGAGGCCGCCCTGCTGCAACTCGGGCACGGGGCCACGTCGTTGCGTACGCACGTCAGGGTGGGCGATGTACAGGGGCTCGGCGCGATGGAGGCGGTGCTGCAGGCCCGGAGGTCGCTGCGCGGCCTTGCCGAGCTCACGGCCGTCGCGGTGCCGCGGCTGCTCACCGGGACAGCGGGCGCCGACGGGCTCGCGATGCTGCGGGACGCCGTGAAGATGGGCGCCTCCGTGGTGGGCGGCTGTCCCGATCTGGACCCGGACCCGACGGGGTACGTCGAGGCGGTCCTGGAGATCGCCGCCGAGCACGGCTGCCCCGTGGACCTGCACACGGACGGCGCCGACCCGGCCCGGCTCTCGCGGCTCGCGGCCATGGCCGGAGGACTGCGGCCCGGGGTGACGGTGGGGCCGTGCGGAGGGCTCGGGAAGGTGCCGGGTGCGGTGGCGGCGCGTACGGCCGAAGGGCTCGCTGCCGCCGGGGTCTCGGTGGTCTGCCTGCCGCAGGGCGACTGCGGGGGGATCGAGCGGCGCGGGGCCGACGCGGCGCCGGTCCGGCTGCTGCGGGCGGCCGGGGTGCGGGTCGCGGCGGGCAGCGGGGCGCTGCGGGACGTGGCGAAGCCGGTGGGGCGCGGGGATCCGCTGGAGGCCGCGTATCTGCTGGCCGCGCAGCACGGGCTCGACGCCACGGACGCGTACGAGGCGATCAGTGCGGGGGCGCGGGAGACCATGGGGCTGCCGGAGGTGCGCGTGGAGGCGGGCTTCCCGGCCGAGTTGCTCGCCGTGCGCGGTGACCGGCTCGCGGGGGCCCTGTCGCTCGCGTACAGCCGGATCGTGGTGCACCGGGGGCGGGTGGTGGCGCGGACCAGTGCGGTGCGCGAGTACTGCGACTCGGCCGTCGCGGTGGCGCTCGATCTGCCGCGGCAGGGGCGCGCCAAGGGGACCGAGCCGTCCTGA
- a CDS encoding SDR family oxidoreductase, with translation MRIVIAGGHGQIALRLERLLAARGYEVAGLIRNPAQGDDLRKAGAEPVLCDLESASVEEVAAHLQGAGAAVFAAGAGPGSSVGRKDTVDRGAAVLFADAAERAGVRRYVVVSSMGADPAHKGDEIFDSYLRAKGEADEYVRGRSGLEWTILRPGMLTDDAGEGLVRLEASTGRGPISRDDVAAVLAELVEAPGTAGLTLELISGSTPVAVAVKDVAGN, from the coding sequence ATGCGCATTGTCATCGCTGGAGGACACGGTCAGATCGCGCTGCGGCTGGAGCGTCTGCTCGCCGCGCGCGGATACGAGGTCGCGGGCCTGATCCGCAACCCTGCGCAGGGCGACGACCTGCGGAAAGCCGGGGCGGAGCCGGTTCTGTGCGACCTGGAGTCGGCCTCGGTCGAGGAGGTCGCGGCCCATCTGCAGGGCGCCGGGGCCGCCGTCTTCGCGGCGGGTGCGGGGCCGGGCAGCAGCGTCGGGCGCAAGGACACGGTGGACCGGGGTGCGGCGGTGCTGTTCGCCGACGCCGCGGAGCGGGCCGGGGTGCGGCGCTATGTGGTGGTCTCGTCGATGGGCGCCGATCCGGCGCACAAGGGCGACGAGATCTTCGACTCGTATCTGCGGGCCAAGGGCGAGGCCGATGAGTACGTACGGGGCCGGAGCGGCCTGGAATGGACGATTCTGCGGCCCGGCATGCTGACCGACGACGCCGGGGAGGGGCTGGTGCGTCTGGAGGCCTCCACGGGCCGTGGGCCGATTTCGCGCGACGACGTGGCGGCGGTGCTCGCGGAGCTGGTGGAGGCGCCGGGGACGGCCGGGCTGACGCTGGAGCTGATCAGCGGGTCCACGCCGGTCGCGGTGGCTGTGAAGGATGTGGCGGGGAACTGA
- a CDS encoding MerR family transcriptional regulator, which produces MRIAELSRSTGVPVPTIKYYVREGLLPPGELSSPNQAQYSESHARRLRLIRALLDVGGLKVAAIAEVLRAVDDADRPLHKVLGEAASRLAAQHAEHDDKEEAEAKAAVADLLARRGWRTNESNPAAQDLARALASMDRLGHGGFREVLDEYADAAERVAHADLDYVGRKAAVEDLVESVVIGTVLGEAVFNAMRRLAHVDASARVFGAGGNDAAQ; this is translated from the coding sequence ATGCGCATCGCGGAGTTGAGCCGCAGCACCGGGGTCCCGGTGCCGACGATCAAGTACTACGTCCGCGAGGGCCTGCTGCCGCCCGGCGAGCTCTCCAGCCCCAACCAGGCCCAGTACTCGGAGTCCCACGCACGCAGGCTCCGCCTGATCCGCGCCCTGCTCGACGTCGGCGGCCTCAAGGTGGCCGCCATCGCGGAGGTCCTGCGCGCCGTGGACGACGCGGACCGCCCGCTGCACAAGGTCCTTGGCGAGGCCGCCTCCCGGCTCGCCGCGCAGCACGCCGAGCACGACGACAAGGAGGAGGCCGAGGCGAAGGCCGCTGTCGCGGATCTGCTCGCCCGGCGCGGCTGGCGCACCAACGAGTCCAACCCCGCCGCGCAGGACCTCGCGCGCGCCCTCGCCTCGATGGACCGCCTCGGGCACGGCGGGTTCCGGGAAGTCCTCGACGAGTACGCCGACGCCGCAGAGCGCGTGGCCCACGCCGACCTCGACTATGTGGGCCGCAAGGCGGCGGTCGAGGACCTGGTGGAGAGCGTGGTCATCGGGACGGTGCTGGGGGAGGCCGTCTTCAACGCGATGCGCAGACTGGCCCATGTGGACGCTTCGGCCCGCGTGTTCGGAGCGGGCGGCAACGACGCCGCACAGTGA
- a CDS encoding ABA4-like family protein translates to MTGFLFQLSFWLAAPVWLLMIFAPRWRVTARVAASPLTVVPVLAVYLALAAPVLPELWAAVRSPDLDGFRELTALADGAGAVWAQVIAWDLLLGQWMYLEARRLTIHPLVMGPLLVLTILLSPFALLIFLVLRMARERSVRVGRARERSVRVGSVA, encoded by the coding sequence GTGACCGGCTTTCTGTTCCAGCTCTCCTTCTGGCTGGCCGCGCCGGTCTGGCTGCTCATGATCTTCGCGCCGCGGTGGCGGGTCACGGCCCGGGTCGCCGCGTCGCCGCTGACCGTCGTGCCCGTACTCGCCGTCTATCTCGCCCTCGCGGCGCCCGTTCTGCCCGAGCTGTGGGCCGCGGTCCGCAGCCCGGACCTCGACGGGTTCCGTGAGCTGACGGCGCTCGCCGACGGTGCGGGGGCGGTCTGGGCGCAGGTGATCGCCTGGGATCTGCTGCTGGGGCAGTGGATGTACCTCGAGGCGCGGCGGCTCACCATCCATCCGCTGGTCATGGGGCCGCTGCTGGTCCTGACGATCCTGCTTTCGCCGTTCGCGTTGCTGATTTTTCTGGTGCTGCGGATGGCGCGGGAGAGGAGCGTGCGGGTGGGGAGGGCACGGGAGAGGAGCGTACGGGTGGGGTCGGTGGCCTAG
- a CDS encoding SCO4225 family membrane protein, with protein sequence MPNTSRPRRLPHLRQLLAPAVDNWLSRGYLAVVAVSLGFFLGAWYVGPDPGLSGAYPLAATAPFSFLALLVSIPAEYSSPAWLSPSILAVGMGLSGLVNAVLLGRFAWRRRGVGTAPATS encoded by the coding sequence ATGCCCAACACCTCCCGCCCGCGCCGCCTCCCGCACCTGCGCCAGTTGCTGGCGCCCGCGGTGGACAACTGGCTCTCGCGCGGATATCTCGCGGTCGTCGCGGTGTCGCTGGGGTTCTTCCTGGGCGCCTGGTACGTGGGGCCGGACCCGGGGCTCTCCGGCGCCTACCCGTTGGCGGCCACGGCGCCGTTCAGCTTCCTCGCGCTCCTGGTGTCGATACCTGCGGAGTACTCCTCGCCCGCCTGGCTGAGTCCGTCGATCCTCGCCGTCGGCATGGGACTGTCCGGGCTGGTCAACGCCGTGCTTCTCGGCCGGTTCGCATGGAGGCGGCGGGGCGTAGGGACCGCGCCCGCCACCTCCTGA
- a CDS encoding YajQ family cyclic di-GMP-binding protein produces MADSSFDIVSKVERQEVDNALNQAGKEISQRYDFKNVGASIAWSGEKILMEANSEERVKAILDVFQSKLVKRGISLKALETGEPQISGKEYKIFAEVKEGITQENAKKVAKIIRDEGPKGVKAQVQGEELRVSSKSRDDLQAVQALLKGQDFDFALQFVNYR; encoded by the coding sequence ATGGCCGACTCCAGTTTCGACATCGTCTCGAAGGTCGAGCGGCAGGAGGTCGACAACGCCCTCAACCAGGCCGGCAAGGAGATCTCGCAGCGCTACGACTTCAAGAACGTCGGCGCCTCGATCGCCTGGTCCGGCGAGAAGATCCTGATGGAGGCGAACTCCGAGGAGCGCGTCAAGGCGATCCTCGACGTCTTCCAGTCCAAGCTCGTCAAGCGCGGGATCTCGCTGAAGGCGCTGGAGACGGGCGAGCCGCAGATCTCCGGCAAGGAGTACAAGATCTTCGCCGAGGTCAAGGAGGGGATCACGCAGGAGAACGCGAAGAAGGTCGCGAAGATCATCCGCGATGAGGGCCCCAAGGGCGTCAAGGCCCAGGTGCAGGGCGAGGAGCTGCGGGTCAGCTCGAAAAGCCGGGACGACCTGCAGGCCGTGCAGGCGCTGCTCAAGGGGCAGGACTTCGACTTCGCGCTGCAGTTCGTGAACTACCGGTGA
- a CDS encoding GlsB/YeaQ/YmgE family stress response membrane protein translates to MGILSWIILGLLAGGIAKFLLPGRDPGGFIGTTVIGIAGAFVGGWLSARFLDRPIANDFYDGATWAAAIGGSLVLLIAYRLLFGNSRSRSR, encoded by the coding sequence ATGGGCATCCTCAGCTGGATCATCCTTGGACTTCTCGCCGGAGGGATCGCCAAGTTCCTGCTGCCCGGACGTGACCCGGGCGGCTTCATCGGCACGACCGTCATCGGCATCGCGGGCGCCTTCGTCGGCGGCTGGCTCTCGGCCCGCTTCCTCGACCGCCCGATAGCCAACGACTTCTACGACGGGGCGACCTGGGCCGCCGCGATCGGCGGCTCCCTGGTCCTGCTGATCGCGTACCGGCTGCTCTTCGGCAACTCGCGCTCGCGCTCGCGCTGA
- a CDS encoding APC family permease produces MTQGTGMPQELRRTLGVFDAVVIGLGSMVGAGIFAALGPAAGAAGSWLLGGLVVAAVVAYCNAMSSARLAAIHPASGGTYVYGRERLGEFWGYLAGWAFVVGKTASCAAMALTVGAYAWPGQAHAVAVGAVVALTAVNLAGVQKAAWLTRAIVVVVLAVLAAVVVACVGAQGADFGRLGLGEQAGGSGGVSGVLGAAGLLFFAFAGYARIATLGEEVRDPARTIPRAIPVALGIALVVYAGVTVAVLAVLGADGLANAAAPLADAVRAAGVPALVPVVRVGAAVAALGSLLALILGVSRTTLAMARDRHLPGALAAVHPRSRVPHRAELVVGAVVAVLALTVDVRGAIGFSSFGVLAYYSIANASAWTLGSGVRRVVPVVGFVGCLVLACALPVGSVVAGAGVLVVGAGVYWGRRWAGGHKG; encoded by the coding sequence ATGACACAGGGGACGGGGATGCCGCAGGAGTTGCGGCGGACACTCGGGGTCTTCGACGCGGTCGTCATCGGGCTCGGGTCGATGGTGGGTGCGGGGATCTTCGCCGCCCTCGGTCCCGCGGCGGGGGCGGCCGGGTCGTGGCTGCTCGGGGGTCTCGTGGTGGCCGCCGTGGTGGCGTACTGCAATGCGATGTCCTCGGCTCGGCTTGCCGCGATCCATCCGGCCTCGGGCGGCACGTACGTCTATGGGCGGGAGCGGCTCGGGGAGTTCTGGGGGTATCTGGCCGGCTGGGCGTTCGTCGTCGGGAAGACGGCCTCGTGTGCGGCGATGGCGCTCACCGTGGGGGCGTACGCGTGGCCGGGGCAGGCGCATGCGGTGGCGGTCGGGGCCGTGGTGGCGCTCACCGCCGTGAACCTTGCCGGGGTGCAGAAGGCGGCCTGGCTGACGCGGGCGATCGTCGTGGTGGTGCTCGCGGTGCTGGCCGCGGTGGTAGTCGCCTGTGTGGGGGCGCAGGGCGCGGACTTCGGGCGGTTGGGGCTCGGGGAACAGGCGGGGGGATCGGGGGGCGTGAGCGGGGTGCTCGGTGCCGCCGGGCTGCTGTTCTTCGCCTTCGCGGGGTACGCCCGGATCGCGACGCTCGGCGAGGAGGTACGGGATCCGGCGCGGACCATTCCGCGGGCGATTCCGGTGGCGCTCGGGATCGCGTTGGTGGTGTACGCGGGCGTGACCGTGGCCGTCCTTGCGGTACTTGGGGCCGATGGGCTCGCGAATGCCGCGGCTCCACTGGCGGACGCGGTACGGGCCGCGGGGGTGCCGGCGCTGGTGCCGGTGGTGCGGGTGGGGGCCGCGGTGGCGGCGCTCGGGTCGCTGCTCGCGCTGATTCTCGGGGTGTCTCGGACGACGTTGGCCATGGCGCGGGACCGGCATCTGCCGGGGGCGCTGGCGGCCGTGCATCCTCGTTCCCGGGTGCCGCACCGGGCCGAGCTCGTGGTGGGTGCGGTGGTGGCGGTGCTCGCCCTGACGGTCGATGTGCGCGGGGCCATCGGGTTCTCGTCCTTCGGCGTCCTCGCGTACTACTCGATCGCCAACGCCTCGGCGTGGACGCTGGGTTCGGGGGTGCGACGGGTGGTGCCGGTGGTCGGGTTCGTGGGGTGCCTGGTCCTTGCCTGCGCGCTGCCGGTCGGGTCGGTCGTCGCCGGGGCAGGAGTGCTGGTGGTGGGCGCGGGGGTCTACTGGGGGCGGCGGTGGGCCGGAGGCCATAAGGGATAG
- a CDS encoding GNAT family N-acetyltransferase, with product MFAISLGDGAELRPLEPWQAEEFLAHMDRGREFIGQYVGLPDVTADLDSARKWLQVYADKTAADAGRLYGIWLDGTLVGGVLFRVFDAAAGTCEAGCWLEPAAAGRGLVTRAVRVIIDWAIRERGMHRVEWHVASENTPSIKVAKRLGMSCDGVLRENDLYRGVRQDTEIWSVLAPDWGADPAGSRD from the coding sequence ATGTTCGCGATATCCCTGGGTGACGGAGCCGAGCTGCGGCCGCTGGAGCCCTGGCAGGCCGAGGAGTTCCTCGCCCACATGGACCGCGGTCGCGAGTTCATCGGCCAGTACGTCGGGCTCCCGGACGTCACCGCCGACCTGGACTCCGCGCGGAAGTGGCTTCAGGTGTACGCCGACAAGACCGCCGCCGACGCCGGTCGGCTGTACGGCATCTGGCTCGACGGAACCCTGGTCGGCGGCGTCCTCTTCCGGGTCTTCGACGCGGCCGCGGGCACCTGCGAGGCCGGCTGCTGGCTGGAGCCGGCGGCTGCCGGACGCGGCCTCGTCACGCGCGCGGTGCGCGTCATCATCGACTGGGCGATCCGCGAGCGGGGGATGCACCGCGTGGAGTGGCATGTGGCGTCCGAGAACACGCCGAGCATCAAGGTGGCCAAGCGGCTCGGCATGAGCTGCGACGGTGTGCTGCGCGAGAACGACCTCTACCGGGGCGTACGGCAGGACACGGAGATCTGGTCCGTGCTCGCGCCCGACTGGGGTGCCGACCCTGCCGGTTCCAGGGACTAA
- a CDS encoding YccF domain-containing protein, with amino-acid sequence MKTILNVIWLVLSGFWLFLGYLLAGVILCITIIGIPFGIAAFRIGVYALWPFGYTTVERRDAGAPSCVGNVLWLILAGWWLALAHIVTGVLQCVTIIGIPLGIANFKLIPVSLMPLGREIVRTDQPFAAR; translated from the coding sequence GTGAAGACAATTCTCAACGTCATATGGCTCGTCCTGAGCGGCTTCTGGCTGTTCCTGGGCTACCTGCTCGCGGGCGTGATCCTCTGCATCACGATCATCGGCATCCCCTTCGGGATAGCGGCGTTCCGCATCGGCGTGTACGCCCTGTGGCCCTTCGGCTATACGACAGTTGAGCGCAGGGACGCCGGCGCACCCTCCTGCGTCGGCAACGTCCTGTGGCTGATCCTCGCGGGCTGGTGGCTCGCGCTCGCCCACATCGTCACGGGTGTCCTGCAGTGCGTCACGATCATCGGCATCCCGCTGGGCATCGCCAACTTCAAGCTGATCCCGGTGTCGTTGATGCCGCTGGGCCGCGAAATCGTGCGTACGGACCAGCCGTTCGCCGCTCGTTAG